In Neokomagataea tanensis, one genomic interval encodes:
- a CDS encoding BolA/IbaG family iron-sulfur metabolism protein has translation MPMTAQEIERTILAALPDAKVEIEDLAGDGDHYACAVTSEAFRGLSRVRQHKLVYDAFGTRMGTELHAMALRTITPA, from the coding sequence ATGCCTATGACCGCTCAAGAAATTGAACGTACGATTCTGGCAGCACTGCCTGACGCGAAGGTAGAAATTGAAGACTTAGCAGGGGATGGTGACCATTACGCATGCGCCGTAACCAGCGAAGCTTTCCGTGGCCTATCCCGCGTCCGTCAACACAAGCTTGTATATGATGCTTTTGGTACCCGTATGGGTACCGAATTGCACGCCATGGCGCTGCGGACAATTACACCTGCTTAA
- the hemB gene encoding porphobilinogen synthase, with product MSYGSFPLSRARRNRHDAFTRTLVRENQLLVDHLIWPIFVCEGTQQQQSVASMPGVVRVSLDLLVEHVRPAVELGIPAVALFPITPASLRDARGTEALNPDNLMCRASKLLKDRFPELGIIGDVALDPYTDHGHDGIIENGRVVNDLSIEVLAAQALNQARAGNDIVAPSDMMDGRVRKIRETLDEDGQQDTRIMSYSAKYASAYYGPFRDALGSGGLLTGDKKTYQMDPANSDEALLEVARDLEEGADMVMVKPGMPYLDIIRRVRDKFKVPTFAYQVSGEYAMMMAAFQNGWLDKDKTILESLLAFRRAGCNGVLTYFALDAARLLRS from the coding sequence ATGTCTTATGGAAGCTTCCCCCTCTCCCGAGCCCGCCGTAACAGGCATGATGCATTTACGCGGACTTTGGTCCGTGAAAATCAGCTTTTGGTAGATCATTTGATCTGGCCAATATTTGTGTGCGAAGGGACGCAGCAGCAGCAGTCTGTGGCCTCAATGCCGGGTGTTGTGCGTGTGAGCCTCGATCTATTGGTCGAGCATGTACGGCCTGCCGTGGAACTAGGCATTCCAGCTGTTGCTCTCTTCCCTATCACTCCCGCATCTTTAAGGGATGCTCGTGGTACTGAAGCCTTGAATCCAGATAATCTCATGTGCCGCGCGTCAAAGCTTTTAAAAGACCGTTTTCCAGAATTAGGCATTATTGGTGACGTAGCCTTGGACCCGTACACAGATCACGGGCATGACGGCATTATTGAAAACGGCCGAGTTGTTAACGATTTGTCTATCGAAGTGCTCGCGGCACAGGCCCTTAACCAAGCGCGCGCAGGAAATGACATTGTAGCGCCTTCTGATATGATGGATGGCCGTGTACGGAAAATCCGTGAAACACTGGACGAAGATGGCCAGCAGGACACGCGAATTATGTCCTACTCTGCCAAATATGCGTCCGCCTATTATGGTCCCTTCCGTGACGCTTTAGGATCAGGTGGCTTGCTTACGGGCGATAAAAAAACATACCAGATGGATCCGGCCAATTCAGATGAAGCTCTTCTTGAGGTCGCACGTGACCTCGAAGAGGGTGCAGATATGGTTATGGTAAAGCCGGGTATGCCTTACCTAGATATTATTCGCCGCGTTAGGGACAAATTCAAAGTACCCACCTTTGCCTACCAAGTGTCTGGTGAATACGCGATGATGATGGCCGCATTCCAAAATGGTTGGTTGGATAAAGACAAGACCATTCTGGAAAGCCTGCTCGCGTTTCGTCGTGCCGGTTGTAACGGGGTTCTGACGTATTTTGCCTTGGATGCCGCGCGTCTGCTTCGTTCTTGA
- the grxD gene encoding Grx4 family monothiol glutaredoxin, producing MPETVFQHLQNLIDANPVMLFMKGDKLFPQCGFSARVVQILSHLGVTFETCNVLESPEIRQGIKDFSQWPTVPQLYVKGEFIGGCDIVTDMYQNGELETLMSEKGIAIANA from the coding sequence ATGCCTGAGACCGTGTTTCAGCACCTCCAAAACCTGATCGACGCTAACCCAGTCATGCTGTTCATGAAGGGCGACAAGCTTTTCCCACAATGCGGTTTCTCTGCCCGCGTGGTGCAAATCCTGTCTCACCTTGGTGTCACGTTCGAGACCTGTAATGTTCTGGAAAGCCCAGAGATCCGTCAGGGGATCAAGGACTTTTCGCAATGGCCAACGGTGCCTCAGCTTTATGTCAAAGGTGAATTCATTGGCGGCTGCGATATTGTAACTGACATGTACCAGAACGGCGAACTAGAGACCCTGATGTCCGAGAAGGGCATTGCTATTGCAAACGCCTAA
- a CDS encoding YjbE family putative metal transport protein (Members of this highly hydrophobic protein family,regularly are found preceded by the yybP-ykoY manganese riboswitch (see RF00080). A metal cation transport function is proposed.) — protein sequence MIHTLFALAQVTLIDVTLAGDNAVVIGLAVRQLTGRDRTRAIFAGTLLSAVLRIVLALVAVQLLSIVGLTLAGGLLLLWVCARMFHEFRHEQSGPTIDAPSSLKTAIVRIIAADLSMSVDNVLAVAGAAVGHPWVLVFGLVASVLMMALAASFIARLLERYKWIAWVGLAIVLFVAVELIVKGGGEVWQHVVY from the coding sequence ATGATTCATACCCTTTTTGCTCTCGCACAAGTCACGTTGATTGACGTCACTCTTGCGGGAGACAATGCCGTCGTAATCGGCCTCGCAGTACGCCAGTTGACTGGTCGGGACCGGACAAGAGCGATTTTTGCAGGCACACTTTTATCCGCAGTTCTGCGTATAGTTTTGGCTCTGGTAGCGGTGCAGCTATTATCTATCGTCGGCTTGACCTTGGCTGGCGGATTGCTGCTGCTATGGGTTTGTGCCCGTATGTTCCACGAGTTTCGGCATGAGCAGAGCGGCCCAACAATAGATGCGCCTTCCAGCTTAAAGACAGCCATTGTCAGGATCATTGCAGCTGATCTGTCTATGAGCGTCGATAATGTGCTGGCTGTTGCCGGCGCCGCGGTTGGCCACCCTTGGGTTCTGGTTTTTGGCCTCGTAGCTTCTGTTTTGATGATGGCGCTTGCTGCCTCGTTTATTGCCCGACTCCTTGAGCGTTATAAGTGGATTGCCTGGGTCGGCCTTGCGATTGTTCTATTCGTCGCTGTGGAGCTTATCGTCAAAGGTGGCGGTGAAGTCTGGCAGCATGTTGTTTATTAA
- the purQ gene encoding phosphoribosylformylglycinamidine synthase subunit PurQ, translated as MKAGIVVFPGTNRERDMAQALKLISGHAPRMIWHHETSLGDLDLVVLPGGFSFGDYLRSGAMAAHSPIMSAVKAFAERGGHVLGVCNGFQILTESHLLPGALLRNAGLRFLSQDCHLKVENASSPFTRGWKTGDVFRSPMAHGDGNYTASPETLDRLEGEGRVAFRYSTANGTVAADDVTANPNGSDRAIAGILSENGRVCGLMPHPENLTDPAIGGTDGVPLFRGLVEALVG; from the coding sequence ATGAAAGCGGGTATCGTCGTATTCCCCGGTACAAACCGGGAGCGCGACATGGCACAGGCTCTCAAGCTGATTTCTGGCCATGCTCCGCGTATGATCTGGCACCATGAAACGTCCCTTGGTGACCTTGACCTCGTAGTCCTACCCGGTGGGTTCAGCTTCGGTGACTACCTCCGCAGTGGTGCTATGGCAGCACACTCACCAATCATGAGCGCTGTGAAAGCTTTTGCTGAGCGCGGCGGCCACGTTTTGGGTGTCTGTAACGGCTTCCAGATTTTGACAGAATCGCATCTTTTGCCGGGCGCCTTACTTCGCAATGCTGGCCTGCGCTTTCTGTCGCAAGACTGCCACTTGAAAGTTGAAAACGCCTCCTCACCATTTACCCGCGGCTGGAAAACGGGAGATGTATTCCGCTCTCCCATGGCGCATGGTGACGGCAACTACACTGCGTCCCCTGAAACGCTAGATCGGCTCGAAGGTGAAGGCCGCGTCGCTTTCCGCTATTCCACAGCAAATGGAACAGTGGCTGCAGATGACGTTACAGCCAACCCTAACGGTAGCGATCGCGCAATTGCCGGTATCCTTAGCGAAAATGGTCGCGTTTGCGGCCTAATGCCGCACCCTGAAAACCTGACTGACCCTGCAATCGGTGGTACGGATGGCGTGCCCCTGTTCCGTGGTCTTGTGGAGGCACTTGTCGGATGA
- a CDS encoding APC family permease: MSSPLWRKKPIQSDPSSNSGLKRVLGRWQLIALGVGVTIGAGLFSLTGVAAGQNAGPGVTLSYIIAAITCGFAGLCYGELASMMPSGGSAYTYSYAAFGEIIAWMIGWDLVLEYTIGAAAVASSWSGYVTSLLNDWGLYIDPRLLAPPMTPVHLANGDVVPAWFNAPAVFILLVVTALLMRGMSESTKINNVLVFVKVAVIVLVVAMCAKYINTANYHPFIPHNQGDFGQFGFSGVMRAAGMAFFAYIGFDIISTTAQDSKNPSKDLPVAMIATLLICAVVYAGFSLVLTGVVNYQKLANDPSPVATVVNIAHAGWLNNFVKMGISAGYISVIFGLLLGQARVFLVMSRDGLLPHIFSKLHHKTHTPWTSHLMFFVITSIFAAVLPIGELGSMTSIGTIFAFVLVCIGVPVLRLRAPDAERRFRVPGGMIVPILGTVFCGVSMASLDKMTWIRLLIWLVFGLVVYAFYGKKHSALSLGEK; this comes from the coding sequence ATGTCCTCTCCGCTGTGGCGGAAAAAGCCAATTCAGTCTGATCCCTCCTCTAATTCCGGTTTGAAGCGGGTTTTAGGTCGGTGGCAGCTTATTGCCCTTGGAGTTGGGGTTACGATTGGCGCGGGTTTATTCTCACTCACCGGGGTTGCCGCGGGGCAAAACGCTGGCCCGGGTGTAACGCTTTCATATATCATTGCCGCAATCACATGCGGTTTTGCCGGCCTATGCTACGGTGAGCTTGCAAGCATGATGCCATCGGGCGGCTCAGCGTACACATATTCGTACGCAGCTTTCGGTGAGATCATCGCGTGGATGATCGGCTGGGATTTGGTGCTTGAGTACACGATTGGGGCCGCTGCGGTTGCGTCCAGTTGGTCAGGATATGTAACATCCCTGCTAAACGATTGGGGGTTATATATCGACCCTCGCCTCCTTGCCCCACCCATGACGCCCGTCCATCTTGCGAATGGGGATGTAGTCCCGGCGTGGTTCAACGCCCCCGCAGTGTTTATTCTTCTCGTTGTAACTGCGCTTTTAATGCGTGGGATGAGTGAATCAACAAAGATCAACAATGTGTTGGTCTTTGTGAAAGTGGCAGTCATCGTCCTCGTGGTCGCTATGTGCGCCAAATACATTAACACGGCTAACTATCACCCCTTTATTCCGCATAATCAGGGGGATTTCGGCCAGTTTGGATTTTCAGGCGTCATGCGCGCCGCTGGTATGGCGTTTTTCGCTTATATCGGATTTGATATTATCTCCACGACCGCGCAGGATAGTAAAAATCCTTCGAAAGATTTACCGGTGGCGATGATTGCCACATTGCTGATTTGTGCCGTTGTCTATGCTGGATTTTCTCTGGTTTTGACCGGCGTTGTAAACTACCAAAAATTAGCAAATGACCCCAGCCCTGTGGCCACGGTGGTGAATATTGCACACGCTGGATGGCTGAATAATTTTGTTAAAATGGGTATATCCGCAGGGTATATTTCTGTTATTTTTGGCTTGCTTTTGGGACAGGCTCGAGTTTTCCTCGTGATGTCACGGGATGGTTTACTGCCTCACATCTTCAGCAAACTACACCACAAGACGCATACACCTTGGACATCACATCTGATGTTCTTTGTCATTACCAGTATTTTTGCTGCCGTTTTACCCATTGGTGAGTTGGGCAGCATGACGTCTATCGGAACAATTTTTGCCTTCGTCTTGGTCTGTATCGGTGTGCCAGTTCTACGCTTACGCGCACCGGATGCTGAGCGGCGTTTCAGAGTTCCGGGTGGAATGATTGTGCCGATTCTGGGAACGGTATTTTGCGGCGTTTCTATGGCCTCATTAGACAAGATGACGTGGATTAGACTGCTGATTTGGCTTGTTTTTGGCCTCGTGGTGTATGCGTTTTATGGCAAGAAGCACAGTGCTCTTTCCCTAGGCGAAAAATAA
- a CDS encoding Rap1a/Tai family immunity protein produces the protein MKKLLALTVAASLAASGSVAHAQRVSKVSGRMIGSMCSNARSAGLCDAYIAGVTDSEVWSKKFDEISNDANAPVAFCVPASETTARLRESVVSWLHRHDDALTQPAAKGIYRALHEAYPCHSATEDKK, from the coding sequence ATGAAGAAGCTGCTGGCACTCACTGTAGCAGCATCGCTCGCAGCATCTGGCTCGGTTGCACACGCACAGCGCGTATCAAAAGTAAGCGGGCGCATGATCGGCTCTATGTGCAGTAATGCACGTTCAGCTGGCTTGTGCGACGCATACATCGCAGGCGTAACAGACAGCGAAGTCTGGTCGAAAAAATTCGACGAGATCTCCAACGATGCGAACGCCCCGGTTGCATTCTGCGTCCCCGCAAGCGAGACAACTGCACGCCTGCGTGAGAGCGTTGTGTCCTGGCTGCACCGCCATGATGATGCCCTAACACAGCCCGCTGCGAAGGGTATCTATCGAGCCCTGCACGAAGCTTATCCTTGTCACAGCGCGACGGAGGACAAAAAATGA
- the purC gene encoding phosphoribosylaminoimidazolesuccinocarboxamide synthase, with the protein MARRRQIYEGKAKVLFEGPEPGTLVQYFKDDVTAGNGEKNGIITGKGVLNNRISEYLMQHLHDINIPTHFLRRLNMREQLIREVEIIPLEVVVRNVAAGSIAKRLGLEEGTRLPRTIIEYYYKNDSLNDPMVSEEHIAAFNWAAPQDLDEMNALALRTNDFLMGMFAAAGITLVDFKLEFGRVWEGEEMRIILADEISPDNCRLWDTKTSERMDKDRFRRDLGKVEEAYQEVARRLGILPEAGNGDLKGPEAVQ; encoded by the coding sequence ATGGCCCGCCGCCGCCAGATCTACGAAGGCAAAGCCAAGGTCCTGTTCGAAGGCCCCGAACCGGGTACACTCGTCCAGTATTTTAAAGATGACGTCACCGCCGGAAACGGTGAGAAGAACGGCATCATTACGGGCAAAGGTGTGCTTAACAACCGCATCAGCGAATATCTGATGCAACACCTGCACGACATCAACATCCCGACTCACTTTTTGCGCCGCCTCAATATGCGTGAGCAGTTGATCCGCGAAGTGGAAATTATTCCACTCGAAGTCGTCGTGCGCAACGTCGCAGCAGGCTCTATCGCCAAGCGCCTGGGCCTTGAAGAAGGTACGCGCCTGCCGCGGACCATCATTGAGTACTACTACAAAAACGACTCACTCAATGATCCGATGGTCTCAGAAGAACACATTGCCGCGTTCAATTGGGCAGCTCCACAAGACCTTGACGAAATGAATGCGCTTGCACTGCGCACAAACGATTTTCTGATGGGGATGTTTGCCGCCGCCGGGATCACATTGGTTGATTTTAAGCTGGAATTTGGGCGCGTTTGGGAAGGCGAGGAAATGCGCATCATCCTCGCTGATGAAATTTCCCCCGACAATTGCCGTCTTTGGGACACAAAGACCAGTGAGCGCATGGACAAAGACCGCTTCCGCCGTGACCTCGGCAAAGTAGAAGAAGCGTATCAAGAAGTAGCACGTCGCCTCGGCATTCTGCCTGAGGCTGGTAACGGTGACCTCAAGGGTCCGGAGGCAGTTCAATGA
- the purB gene encoding adenylosuccinate lyase produces the protein MVPRYSRPQMTAIWSPANRYRIWFEIEALACEAMAEQGAIPVEAARIIREKGDIALAAFSDADLARIDEIEAETRHDVIAFLTWLAEKVGPESRFVHLGMTSSDVLDTCLSVQLTQAADLLLEDMDRALEALKTRAYEHKNTVTIGRSHAIHAEPTSFGLKLAGHYAEFARGRERLVQARKEIAVCAISGAVGTYAHIDPAIEEYVAAKLGLEVESVSTQVIPRDRHAAFFCALGVISSGIERLAVEVRHLQRSEVREAEEFFHKGQKGSSAMPHKRNPVLSENLTGLARLIRSHVVPALENVALWHERDISHSAVERNICPDATIGLDFALIRMASMMEKLVVYPDQMIANMESLGGVVHSGEVLLALARAGISREDAYKIVQRNAMATWTRLGQPDGRSFRENLDADPDVKDRIDASVLDKAFDPAQHLAKVDRIFTRVFG, from the coding sequence ATGGTCCCCCGCTATAGCCGCCCCCAGATGACCGCAATCTGGTCCCCCGCCAATCGCTACCGCATCTGGTTCGAAATCGAAGCCCTCGCATGCGAAGCTATGGCTGAGCAAGGCGCCATTCCCGTCGAAGCCGCCCGCATCATCCGCGAAAAAGGCGACATCGCACTTGCTGCCTTCTCCGATGCTGATCTGGCACGCATTGATGAAATCGAGGCTGAAACGCGCCATGACGTCATTGCGTTCCTTACATGGCTAGCAGAAAAAGTCGGCCCTGAAAGCCGCTTTGTTCACTTGGGCATGACGTCTTCGGACGTTCTGGACACATGCCTTTCTGTCCAATTAACACAAGCAGCAGACCTTCTGCTTGAAGATATGGACCGAGCTTTGGAAGCGCTAAAAACACGCGCTTACGAGCACAAAAACACTGTTACCATTGGTCGTAGCCACGCTATCCATGCTGAGCCGACCAGCTTTGGCCTAAAGCTTGCAGGGCACTACGCAGAGTTTGCCCGCGGTCGTGAGCGGCTGGTTCAAGCGCGTAAAGAAATTGCGGTATGTGCAATTTCTGGTGCGGTTGGCACCTACGCACATATTGACCCGGCTATTGAGGAATACGTCGCAGCCAAGCTCGGCCTCGAAGTCGAGAGCGTATCAACGCAGGTCATCCCACGTGACCGCCATGCTGCATTTTTCTGTGCGCTCGGCGTCATTTCCAGCGGTATTGAGCGTTTGGCTGTAGAAGTCCGTCATCTGCAACGCTCAGAAGTGCGCGAAGCTGAAGAGTTCTTCCATAAGGGGCAAAAAGGCAGCTCTGCCATGCCGCACAAGCGTAACCCAGTTCTGTCTGAAAACCTGACAGGTCTGGCACGTTTGATTCGCTCACACGTTGTTCCCGCGCTTGAGAACGTCGCTTTGTGGCACGAGCGGGATATCAGCCACTCCGCTGTTGAGCGCAACATCTGCCCTGACGCGACGATCGGCCTTGATTTCGCACTGATCCGCATGGCCAGCATGATGGAAAAGCTGGTTGTCTATCCAGATCAAATGATCGCAAACATGGAAAGCCTTGGTGGCGTCGTCCATTCTGGCGAGGTTCTGCTGGCATTAGCTCGCGCCGGTATCTCCCGCGAAGACGCTTACAAGATTGTTCAGCGCAATGCGATGGCAACTTGGACACGCTTGGGCCAACCCGATGGCCGTAGCTTCCGCGAAAATCTGGACGCTGATCCAGACGTCAAAGACCGCATTGATGCATCCGTGCTCGACAAAGCCTTTGACCCTGCACAGCACCTTGCCAAAGTTGACCGTATTTTCACGCGCGTTTTCGGCTAA
- the purS gene encoding phosphoribosylformylglycinamidine synthase subunit PurS: protein MKIRVFVSLKEGVLDPQGKAIGHALDTLGFKGLGEVRVSRVVDLDVPATDKETALEQGAAMAKALLANEVIEDFFVEVAA from the coding sequence ATGAAAATCCGTGTTTTCGTATCCCTGAAGGAAGGCGTTTTGGACCCACAGGGCAAAGCCATTGGCCACGCCCTAGACACGTTGGGCTTCAAAGGCCTCGGCGAAGTCCGCGTAAGCCGCGTTGTTGATCTTGACGTTCCTGCGACCGACAAGGAAACAGCTCTGGAGCAGGGCGCTGCGATGGCTAAGGCACTGCTGGCAAATGAAGTTATCGAAGACTTCTTTGTAGAGGTGGCTGCATGA
- the purL gene encoding phosphoribosylformylglycinamidine synthase subunit PurL gives MSVKVDATLAQSFGLTSVEYDKVLTIMGRTPSFTELGVFSVMWSEHCSYKSSRLHLKTLPTKAPWVIHGPGENAGVVDIGEGLAAVFKMESHNHPSFIEPYQGAATGVGGILRDVFTMGARPVANLNALRFGDPKNAGTRRIVDGVVRGIGGYGNCVGVPTVGGEVNFHKAYDGNPLVNAMTVGIAKKDKIFLSAAAGVGNPVVYVGSKTGRDGIHGATMSSAEFDDEAASKRPTVQVGDPFIEKLLIEACLELMATDAIVAIQDMGAAGLTSSSVEMAGKGGVGIELNLDAVPQREPNMTAYEMMLSESQERMLMVLKPERTEEARAIFEKWELDFAVIGHLTDTGNITVKHNGAVEADIPLAPLAEEAPIYDRPRAPLEAPRHIQPPADPVGIEHALLTLIASPDLASRAWIWNQYDSLVGGQTVQRPGGADAAIVRVEDTKLGLALTTDCTPRYCQADPHAGGAQAVVEAWRNITATGATPLAVTDNLNFGNPERPEIMAQFAEAIKGMGEACRALDFPVVSGNVSLYNETRSPTGLPQAILPTPAIGGLGVFQDVSKSVGLAMPEKQELVLVGEIRGELGQSLWLREICHREEGAPPRIDLVAERRNGDFVRSQIQSGTVSACHDIADGGLLITLAEMVMASGVGCSLLEHPASLPHHAFWFGEDQACYVVATTDASSFIAAAEKAGVHARNLGRTGGTALKMADGISVEASRLRDINAAFLPALMGQDS, from the coding sequence ATGAGCGTGAAGGTTGATGCCACTCTCGCCCAGTCCTTCGGGCTGACCAGCGTAGAATACGATAAAGTTCTCACCATTATGGGCCGTACGCCGAGCTTTACAGAGCTCGGTGTGTTCTCGGTCATGTGGTCCGAGCACTGCTCTTACAAATCATCGCGTCTTCACCTGAAGACACTGCCGACTAAAGCACCTTGGGTCATTCATGGCCCCGGTGAGAATGCTGGTGTGGTAGATATTGGTGAAGGCCTGGCGGCCGTCTTCAAGATGGAAAGCCATAACCATCCATCCTTTATCGAGCCTTACCAAGGTGCGGCTACGGGCGTTGGCGGCATTTTGCGTGACGTCTTCACCATGGGCGCGCGTCCTGTTGCCAACCTGAACGCGCTGCGTTTTGGTGACCCAAAGAACGCTGGCACGCGCCGCATTGTTGATGGCGTCGTACGCGGCATCGGTGGCTATGGTAACTGCGTTGGCGTTCCAACCGTTGGCGGCGAAGTCAACTTCCATAAAGCATATGACGGCAACCCACTCGTCAATGCGATGACAGTCGGTATCGCTAAAAAAGACAAGATATTCCTGTCTGCGGCAGCTGGCGTCGGTAACCCGGTTGTTTATGTCGGCTCAAAAACCGGACGCGATGGCATCCATGGTGCTACCATGTCTTCCGCTGAGTTTGACGATGAAGCTGCATCAAAGCGTCCAACCGTCCAAGTCGGTGACCCGTTCATCGAAAAGCTTCTCATCGAAGCCTGCCTTGAACTTATGGCGACAGACGCAATTGTTGCTATTCAGGACATGGGCGCTGCGGGTCTCACGTCTTCCTCAGTCGAAATGGCCGGGAAGGGCGGAGTTGGCATTGAGTTGAACCTTGATGCCGTACCTCAGCGCGAGCCTAACATGACAGCGTATGAAATGATGCTGTCTGAGAGCCAAGAGCGTATGCTCATGGTGCTCAAGCCAGAGCGCACCGAAGAGGCACGTGCTATCTTCGAAAAGTGGGAGCTGGACTTTGCTGTTATTGGTCACCTGACCGATACGGGCAACATTACAGTTAAGCACAACGGCGCTGTAGAGGCCGATATTCCGCTAGCGCCGCTGGCTGAAGAAGCACCAATCTACGACCGCCCGCGCGCCCCGCTGGAAGCACCTCGCCACATTCAGCCGCCAGCTGACCCGGTTGGTATTGAACACGCGCTGCTTACCCTCATTGCATCGCCAGATCTTGCTTCACGTGCATGGATCTGGAACCAGTATGACAGCCTCGTTGGCGGTCAAACGGTTCAGCGCCCCGGTGGCGCAGATGCTGCTATCGTACGCGTAGAAGACACCAAGTTAGGCTTGGCACTTACGACCGATTGTACGCCGCGTTATTGCCAAGCTGACCCACATGCAGGTGGTGCACAGGCCGTTGTCGAGGCATGGCGTAATATTACGGCAACGGGTGCAACACCTCTCGCCGTGACGGACAACCTAAATTTCGGCAACCCAGAACGCCCCGAAATCATGGCTCAGTTCGCTGAAGCGATTAAGGGCATGGGTGAAGCATGCCGCGCGCTCGACTTCCCCGTCGTGAGCGGCAACGTGTCTCTGTATAACGAAACACGTTCCCCAACCGGCTTACCACAAGCGATTTTACCGACTCCTGCTATTGGTGGCTTGGGCGTGTTCCAAGACGTTTCCAAGTCTGTCGGTCTAGCCATGCCTGAAAAGCAAGAGCTGGTGCTGGTGGGTGAAATTCGTGGTGAGCTTGGTCAATCACTGTGGCTGCGTGAAATTTGCCACCGTGAGGAAGGTGCTCCGCCGCGTATCGATTTGGTCGCCGAGCGCCGCAACGGCGACTTTGTTCGCAGCCAGATTCAAAGCGGCACAGTTTCTGCTTGCCATGACATCGCTGATGGCGGCTTGCTCATCACGCTAGCAGAAATGGTCATGGCAAGCGGTGTAGGCTGCTCCTTGTTAGAGCATCCAGCTTCCCTGCCACATCACGCATTCTGGTTCGGTGAAGATCAAGCGTGCTATGTCGTGGCAACGACAGATGCTTCATCCTTCATCGCGGCGGCTGAAAAAGCAGGTGTACACGCCCGCAATCTCGGCCGTACGGGTGGAACCGCATTGAAAATGGCAGACGGCATCAGCGTAGAAGCGTCGCGTCTACGTGACATTAACGCAGCATTCTTGCCGGCACTTATGGGGCAGGATTCGTAA
- a CDS encoding YraN family protein translates to MSYKQGLGAEHLVAERLKTRGYQILAQRLRTPLGEVDLVTCTDERLVVVEVKQRKSLRLGAEALSTKQRERLLAAFDYIWSAYPEWQRPEARLDYILVTASGEMKRIKDALRQE, encoded by the coding sequence TTGTCTTATAAGCAAGGCCTCGGTGCTGAGCACCTGGTTGCGGAGCGTCTCAAAACAAGAGGTTACCAAATTCTCGCACAACGCTTGCGAACTCCATTAGGCGAAGTTGATCTTGTTACGTGTACGGATGAGCGCTTGGTTGTTGTGGAGGTTAAGCAGCGTAAATCTTTGAGGCTGGGCGCTGAGGCGTTGAGCACTAAGCAGCGTGAGCGTCTGTTAGCAGCATTCGATTATATTTGGAGCGCCTACCCTGAGTGGCAAAGGCCAGAGGCACGTTTGGACTACATTCTAGTCACGGCATCAGGGGAAATGAAGCGAATTAAAGATGCGCTCAGGCAAGAATAA